A genome region from Pieris brassicae chromosome W, ilPieBrab1.1, whole genome shotgun sequence includes the following:
- the LOC123718359 gene encoding uncharacterized protein LOC123718359, producing MSIQSRRNTSPGLDDFPYLLIKHLSESVQKLFLNVLNNLWHKKLIPSSWQTQCVIPILKPDKSPEQISSYRPISLSSCIGKIFENMVKSRLDWYAESNNVIPHIQYGFRRGRSCVDSFISLISDLKNAKNNKLHTVCVFLDVQGAFDSVDPGILVKVLSNSGIPGQLCKWIYDFLNNRILYVRHNNILYGPRTASKGTIQGATLSPLLYNLYTCEICKYVNIKNVNILQFADDLVLYSSDVNLTVAIENVNTALRQLNNYYQHTLKLKINAGKSNLMLFGKDTPVVDVVYNGDVIQRVTSHKFLGIIIDQKLSFEEHIKYVSRNALNGVNILRCLAGVTWGADPKILSLLYKSINRALRIISGAMCSTPIRAMEVETNIMPLILRRLMLAERYCLKLLSSNNIQIINRIIPHPINIDGPLTSPNDLLRGTSPTLCQIFLEIQSHYSNIKKLSHWSCYTHSYSCITHPITILSNSIENNSDLLAFIEENNKYYTIYTDGSKGNDFVRSAVYDSQKDVAQSFALDKKCSIFTAEAYAVFAALKSIISINNCKYFLILTDSLSLLNSLKHSNINNFKTNYIIYLIKDTVLRLHKKDITVAFMWVPSHKGITGNEKADKAAYEGINTLNVRNVVQVPITDYYYYINNSIKNGHIWTTLWEEDQKFKGKCWSEITGFGISDEWIGSIMLAGLSEKYMPMIMAIEHSGMIITTDAIKGKLMDMEPEDKNMIEMEVVEDKPAENSPHTSSVGEVSDHDGEDSFILTNDMDETYVPEEESMTSEEEQQPETTSKSQRVRQKPERFGYMCTEQCNEYFSDELTLEEALRGPEKEQWEQAVKEELKSFGDNKA from the exons ATGAGTATACAATCTAGAAGAAATACTAGTCCTGGTTTAGATGattttccatatttattaataaaacatctatCTGAATCTGTACAAAAGctatttttgaatgttctTAATAATCTATGGCATAAAAAACTCATACCAAGTTCATGGCAAACTCAATGTGTAATACCTATATTAAAACCAGATAAGTCACCTGAACAGATCAGTTCTTATCGTCCAATCTCGTTATCATCATgtattggaaaaatatttgaaaatatggtGAAATCTCGACTTGACTGGTATGCAGAATCCAATAATGTCATTCCACACATTCAATATGGATTTCGCAGAGGAAGAAGTTGTGTCGATAGCTTCATTTCTCTCATATCGGATctgaaaaatgcaaaaaacaataaattacacaCAGTTTGTGTATTTCTAGATGTGCAAGGTGCATTTGACAGTGTGGATCCTGGCATACTGGTGAAGGTACTCAGTAATTCTGGTATACCTggacaattatgtaaatggaTTTATGATTTCCTTAATAACAGAATACTATATGTTAGGCATAACAATATCTTATATGGACCTAGAACTGCATCAAAAGGTACTATACAAGGTGCCACATTATCACCCttgttgtataatttgtatacttgtgagatatgtaaatatgttaatattaaaaatgtaaatatacttCAATTTGCAGATGATTTAGTGTTGTATAGTTCAGATGTAAATTTAACAGTAGCCATTGAAAATGTTAACACTGCCTTAagacagttaaataattattatcaacacacattaaaattgaaaataaatgctggcaaaagtaatttaatgctATTTGGAAAGGACACACCAGTAGTGGATGTTGTCTATAATGGTGATGTCATTCAAAGAGTCACCTCACACaaatttttaggtattatCATTGACCAGAAATTGTCATTTGaagaacatattaaatatgtatctagAAATGCATTAAATGGTGTTAACATTTTAAGATGTCTAGCAGGTGTTACATGGGGTGCAGATCCcaaaatactttcattattatataaatctatt AACAGAGCTTTGAGGATCATATCAGGAGCAATGTGTTCGACTCCCATAAGGGCCATGGAAgtcgaaacaaatattatgccATTGATATTGAGACGACTTATGCTTGCAGAAAGATACTGCCTGAAACTATTATCAtcaaataatatccaaattataaataggatAATACCTCACCCAATCAATATAGATGGTCCACTCACTTCACCAAATGATCTCCTGAGAGGTACATCTCCAACTCTGTGCCAGATCTTCTTAGAAATACAATCTCATTATTCGAACATCAAAAAACTTTCACACTGGTCGTGTTACACTCATTCATACAGTTGTATCACTCATCCTATTACgattttatcaaattcaatcgaaaataattcagatttactggcttttatagaagaaaataacaagTATTATACAATCTACACTGATGGCAGTAAAGGCAATGATTTTGTGAGAAGTGCGGTATATGATTCCCAAAAAGATGTTGCTCAAAGCTTTGCTCTCGATAAAAAGTGCTCCATATTTACAGCAGAGGCAtatgcagtttttgccgctttaaaatctataatttctataaataattgtaaatattttctaattttgacAGACTCTTTGAGTCTTTTAAATAGCCTTAAgcattctaatattaataattttaaaactaattatattatttatttaattaaagatactgTCTTGCGGTtgcataaaaaagatataactgTTGCCTTTATGTGGGTACCCTCACATAAAGGTATTACTGGTAACGAAAAAGCAGACAAAGCTGCATATGAAGGGATTAACACTCTTAATGTCAGAAATGTGGTACAGGTTCCTAtaactgattattattattatatcaataactcGATAAAAAATGGACATATATGGACAACATTATGGGAAGAAGAtcaaaaatttaaaggaaaatg CTGGTCAGAAATTACGGGTTTTGGCATAAGTGATGAGTGGATCGGATCTATCATGTTGGCTGGattatctgaaaaatatatgcccATGATAATGGCAATCGAGCATTCCGGCATGATAATCACAACCGACGCCATTAAAGGGAAATTGATGGACATGGAACCGGAAGACA aaaatatgattgaaaTGGAAGTGGTAGAAGACAAACCAGCAGAAAATAGTCCACATACATCTTCAGTGGGAGAGGTGTCAGACCATGATGGAGaggattcattcattttaacgAATGACATGGATGAAACCTATGTACCAGAGGAGGAGTCCATGACATCTGAGGAAGAACAGCAACCAGAAACCACATCAAAGTCACAACGGGTGAGACAAAAACCAGAAAGGTTTGGATATATGTGCACAGAACagtgtaatgaatattttagtgaTGAACTGACATTAGAAGAAGCACTAAGGGGACCAGAGAAGGAGCAATGGGAACAGGCAGTGAAAGAAGAGCTGAAAAGCTTTGGAGACAACAAAGCGTAG